A single window of Hyla sarda isolate aHylSar1 chromosome 2, aHylSar1.hap1, whole genome shotgun sequence DNA harbors:
- the MTNR1B gene encoding melatonin receptor type 1B isoform X2, translating into MNGSEMAVLHFKEESNAFVVSLAFADLVVALYPYPLVLVAIFKNGWALGEIHCKVSGFVMGLSVIGSIFNITGIAINRYCYICHSLVYDKVFSAWNTMLYVCLIWVFTALATVPNFFIGSLEYDPRIYSCTFVQTVSSSYTITVVVIHFIVPITVVTFCYLRIWILVIQVRRKVKSETKPRMKPSDFRNFLTMFVVFVLFAFCWAPLNLIGLAVAINPIEVAPKIPEWLFVLSYFMAYFNSCLNAVIYGLLNQNFRKEYKRIVMALWMPRLFFQEISRGVTECPKSKPSPALNNNEQMKTDTV; encoded by the coding sequence GTAATGCCTTTGTAGTAAGCCTGGCCTTTGCAGACCTGGTGGTGGCCTTGTATCCCTACCCGTTAGTCCTGGTGGCCATATTTAAGAACGGTTGGGCTCTTGGAGAGATACATTGCAAAGTGAGTGGATTTGTCATGGGTCTGAGCGTCATCGGATCCATCTTCAACATCACCGGGATTGCCATTAACCGGTACTGCTACATCTGCCACAGCCTTGTCTACGACAAGGTCTTCAGTGCCTGGAATACAATGCTTTATGTATGTCTTATCTGGGTCTTCACCGCTCTGGCCACGGTTCCAAACTTTTTCATTGGGTCTTTGGAATATGACCCTCGGATTTATTCCTGTACTTTTGTCCAGACTGTAAGCTCCTCGTATACCATCACGGTGGTGGTCATCCATTTCATTGTCCCAATCACTGTGGTCACATTTTGCTATCTCCGAATATGGATTTTAGTCATTCAGGTAAGAAGGAAGGTCAAGTCAGAGACGAAGCCAAGGATGAAACCGAGTGACTTCAGGAACTTTCTTACAATGTTTGTCGTGTTTgtcctttttgctttttgttgGGCTCCTCTGAACCTGATCGGCTTAGCCGTGGCTATTAACCCTATCGAGGTGGCGCCGAAAATTCCTGAGTGGTTGTTCGTCTTGAGTTACTTTATGGCTTACTTTAACAGTTGCCTTAATGCTGTGATTTATGGACTTCTAAACCAAAACTTTCGGAAAGAGTACAAAAGGATTGTGATGGCACTGTGGATGCCAAGACTCTTCTTTCAGGAAATCTCCAGAGGAGTGACTGAGTGCCCAAAAAGCAAACCTTCTCCTGCCCTGAATAACAATGAACAGATGAAAACTGATACCGTCTGA